The following are from one region of the Chlamydiota bacterium genome:
- a CDS encoding ABC transporter ATP-binding protein, with protein MDPVIQVENVVKSFGPRRVLDEVNFSIEKGKILVILGMSGCGKSTLLKHLVGTLRPDSGEIWLLGQDISRMKQSDLDQLRKKIGILYQSAALFNSMTVGGNVAFPLKEHTALNDKIIQIMIRIKLELVGLSGFEDLMPAQISGGMKKRVGIARALALDPELVFYDEPGAGLDPVTLAVIDQLILDLSRKLGITSVVVTHEIQSAFRIADQMVMMHGGKVIAEGSPDQIRSSSNPIVQQFIKGEAEGPIPMKRDSSEYLKSLAG; from the coding sequence ATGGATCCAGTTATTCAGGTTGAAAATGTTGTGAAAAGTTTTGGACCCCGTCGGGTTCTGGATGAAGTGAATTTTTCCATTGAGAAAGGAAAAATTCTTGTCATTCTTGGAATGAGCGGCTGCGGAAAAAGCACCCTCCTTAAACATTTGGTAGGGACCTTGCGGCCGGATTCAGGTGAAATATGGCTTTTGGGTCAGGATATTTCAAGGATGAAGCAATCGGATCTTGATCAATTAAGAAAAAAAATTGGAATTTTATATCAAAGTGCAGCGCTCTTTAATTCCATGACTGTGGGAGGAAATGTTGCCTTTCCTTTGAAGGAGCATACTGCCCTCAATGACAAAATCATTCAGATTATGATTCGAATTAAATTGGAACTGGTGGGTTTGAGCGGGTTTGAGGATTTGATGCCTGCTCAAATCAGTGGGGGAATGAAAAAACGGGTTGGAATTGCCCGGGCTCTTGCCCTCGATCCAGAACTTGTTTTTTATGATGAGCCAGGCGCGGGTTTGGATCCAGTGACCTTGGCTGTGATTGATCAATTGATTTTAGATCTAAGTCGAAAATTGGGGATTACCTCTGTTGTGGTGACTCATGAAATTCAATCGGCCTTTCGCATTGCCGATCAAATGGTGATGATGCATGGAGGAAAGGTCATTGCTGAAGGCTCCCCGGACCAGATTCGATCCTCATCTAATCCGATTGTGCAACAATTTATTAAGGGTGAAGCCGAAGGTCCGATTCCGATGAAGCGAGATAGCAGCGAGTATTTGAAAAGTTTGGCAGGGTGA